A window of the Streptomyces luomodiensis genome harbors these coding sequences:
- a CDS encoding acetate--CoA ligase family protein, with protein MLGSTYGTLTTNSRHARAVACGRAPGPAVHVHSGHAPGGTAEGVDDVDDMDVSGRPLHSAVPDLDRFFHPESVALIGASDADGRPNTGITRQLLAWAERVGARLHPVHPSRPAVFGIPCVPSVAALPEPVDLAVLLVRDPLPVIEELDGSKVKFAVAFASGFAETGPEGAAAQARLAAAARGAGLRLLGPNTNLNAFERFRDDLEGPAIALITQSGHQGRPVFTLQELGIRLSHWAPTGNEADLETADFISYFATRPEVGAIALYAEGLKDGRGFLLAADRAARAKVPVVAVKVGRTETGARTAASHTGKLTGSDAVVDAAMRQFGVIRVDGLDELQDTAALLARARPPLAEGVVVYSISGGTGAHFSDLATAAGLPLPTLSAEKQAELHQWIPGDLSVANPVDNGGHPVGDWRGRKIIDAILADPAVGVLICPITGPFPPMSDKLAQDLVDAAEQTDKLVCVVWGSPVGTEDAYRTTLLGSSRVATFRTFANCVTAVRAYLGHHRFTASYRSPFDDAPRTPSPSLRKARDLLRPGGRLSEHAAKQLLRAYGIRVPREQLVTSAAAAVRAAGLVGYPVVMKASAPQLAHKTELGLVRLGLTSASQVRDTYRELTDIARYEGVELDGVLVCQMVEGGVEMVVGMSHDDLFGPTVTVGVGGVLVEVLRDTAVRVPPFGEDQARAMLAELRGRALLDGVRGAPPADVDALVEVVLRVQRMALELGDHLAELDVNPLMVLERGQGAVALDALAICR; from the coding sequence ATGCTTGGATCGACCTACGGCACCCTGACCACCAACTCCCGTCATGCCCGCGCCGTCGCCTGTGGGCGGGCCCCCGGCCCCGCCGTGCACGTCCACAGCGGGCACGCGCCGGGCGGGACCGCCGAAGGCGTGGACGACGTGGACGACATGGACGTCAGCGGGCGCCCGCTGCACTCCGCCGTCCCCGATCTGGACCGCTTCTTCCATCCCGAGTCGGTGGCTCTCATCGGCGCCTCCGACGCGGACGGCCGCCCCAACACCGGCATCACCCGCCAACTCCTGGCCTGGGCCGAACGCGTCGGCGCCCGGCTGCACCCCGTGCATCCCTCCCGTCCCGCCGTCTTCGGCATTCCGTGCGTACCGTCCGTGGCCGCGCTGCCCGAGCCCGTCGACCTCGCCGTCCTCCTCGTCCGCGATCCGCTCCCGGTCATCGAGGAGCTCGACGGGAGCAAGGTGAAGTTCGCCGTCGCCTTCGCCTCCGGCTTCGCCGAGACCGGCCCCGAGGGCGCCGCCGCGCAGGCCCGGCTGGCCGCCGCGGCCCGCGGCGCCGGGCTGCGGCTGCTGGGCCCCAACACCAACCTCAACGCCTTCGAGAGGTTCCGCGACGACCTCGAAGGACCCGCCATCGCCCTCATCACCCAGTCAGGCCACCAGGGCCGCCCGGTCTTCACCCTCCAGGAACTCGGCATCCGGCTCAGCCACTGGGCCCCGACCGGCAACGAGGCCGACCTGGAGACCGCCGACTTCATCTCCTACTTCGCCACCCGGCCCGAGGTCGGCGCCATCGCCCTGTACGCGGAGGGGCTGAAGGACGGCCGCGGCTTCCTGCTCGCCGCCGACCGGGCCGCCCGCGCCAAGGTGCCCGTCGTGGCGGTGAAGGTCGGCCGCACCGAGACCGGCGCCCGCACGGCCGCCTCCCACACCGGCAAGCTGACCGGCTCCGATGCGGTGGTGGACGCGGCCATGCGGCAGTTCGGCGTGATCCGGGTGGACGGCCTGGACGAGCTTCAGGACACGGCGGCGCTGCTCGCCCGCGCCCGCCCGCCGCTCGCCGAGGGCGTCGTGGTGTATTCGATCTCCGGGGGCACCGGGGCCCACTTCTCCGATCTCGCCACGGCGGCGGGTCTCCCCCTGCCCACCCTCTCCGCCGAGAAACAGGCCGAGCTCCACCAGTGGATACCCGGCGATCTCAGCGTCGCCAACCCGGTCGACAACGGCGGCCACCCGGTCGGCGACTGGCGCGGCCGCAAGATCATCGACGCGATCCTCGCCGATCCGGCCGTGGGCGTGCTGATCTGCCCGATCACCGGCCCGTTTCCGCCCATGAGCGACAAGCTGGCGCAGGATCTGGTGGACGCGGCGGAACAGACGGACAAGCTGGTGTGCGTGGTGTGGGGATCGCCGGTCGGCACCGAGGACGCCTACCGCACCACCCTGCTGGGCTCCTCCCGCGTGGCCACCTTCCGTACGTTCGCCAACTGCGTCACCGCCGTCCGCGCCTATCTGGGGCACCACCGCTTCACCGCCTCCTACCGCTCCCCCTTCGACGACGCCCCGCGCACCCCGTCCCCATCCCTGCGCAAGGCGCGCGACCTGCTGCGCCCAGGCGGCCGGCTGAGCGAGCACGCGGCGAAACAGCTGCTGCGGGCGTACGGCATCCGGGTGCCGCGCGAGCAGCTGGTGACCAGCGCGGCCGCGGCCGTCCGCGCCGCCGGACTGGTGGGCTACCCGGTGGTCATGAAGGCATCCGCGCCGCAGCTCGCCCACAAGACCGAACTCGGACTGGTCCGGCTGGGGCTGACCTCGGCCAGCCAGGTCCGCGACACCTATCGGGAGCTCACCGACATCGCCCGCTACGAAGGCGTCGAGCTGGACGGGGTGCTGGTCTGCCAGATGGTCGAGGGCGGGGTGGAGATGGTCGTCGGCATGAGCCACGACGACCTCTTCGGACCGACCGTGACCGTGGGTGTAGGGGGCGTGCTCGTCGAGGTGCTGCGGGACACGGCCGTACGCGTCCCCCCGTTCGGCGAGGACCAGGCCCGCGCGATGCTCGCCGAACTGCGCGGCCGCGCCCTCCTCGACGGGGTGCGCGGTGCGCCCCCGGCCGATGTGGACGCGCTCGTGGAGGTCGTGCTGCGCGTCCAGCGCATGGCCCTGGAGCTCGGCGACCACCTCGCCGAACTCGACGTCAATCCGCTGATGGTGCTGGAACGCGGCCAGGGCGCCGTGGCGCTGGACGCGCTGGCGATCTGCCGCTGA
- a CDS encoding flavin-containing monooxygenase, with product MADSSPEKSSPVYVIGGGPGGLATAAALTQRGIRAVVVERSDAIATSWRNHYDRLRLHTTRRLSALPGLPIPRSYGRWVARDDVVRYLEHYAEHHGLEIVTGVEVSRVDRAADDTEWVLRATGGRELSSPVVVVATGFNHTPRLPDWPGRTAYTGELLHAAHYRNARPFEGKDVLVVGVGNTGAEIAVDLVEGGAARVRLAVRTVPHILRRSTAGWPAQATGILVRRLPRRAVDRAARVVCRLSMPDLTEHGLPWPDTGLYTRVREGAIPVQDAGLVDAVRTGRVEVVSAVDSFDLDKVVLTDGSRISPEAVIAATGYRRGLEELVGHLGVLDDRGRPLAHGRRTLASAPGLHFTGYTNPISGMLRELAIDARKIAKTIARTTV from the coding sequence ATGGCCGACAGCTCTCCCGAGAAGTCCTCACCCGTCTATGTGATCGGCGGCGGACCGGGCGGACTCGCCACCGCCGCGGCGCTCACCCAGCGCGGGATCCGCGCCGTCGTCGTGGAGAGGTCCGACGCGATCGCCACGTCGTGGCGGAACCACTACGACCGGCTGCGTCTGCACACCACGCGCCGGCTGTCCGCACTCCCCGGGCTGCCGATCCCCCGGTCCTACGGGCGGTGGGTCGCACGCGACGACGTGGTGCGCTACCTGGAGCACTACGCCGAGCACCACGGACTGGAGATCGTCACGGGGGTCGAGGTGTCCCGCGTCGACCGGGCGGCCGACGACACGGAATGGGTGCTGAGGGCCACGGGCGGCCGCGAACTGTCCTCGCCCGTGGTCGTCGTCGCGACGGGCTTCAACCACACTCCACGGCTGCCGGACTGGCCGGGCCGCACCGCCTACACGGGTGAGCTGCTGCACGCCGCCCACTACCGCAACGCCCGCCCCTTCGAGGGCAAGGACGTGCTGGTGGTCGGCGTCGGCAACACGGGCGCGGAGATCGCGGTCGACCTGGTCGAGGGCGGCGCGGCCCGGGTCCGGCTCGCGGTCCGCACCGTGCCGCACATCCTGCGCCGCTCGACCGCGGGCTGGCCCGCGCAGGCCACCGGCATCCTGGTGCGACGGCTGCCTCGGCGCGCGGTGGACCGGGCGGCGCGGGTGGTGTGCCGGCTGAGCATGCCGGATCTGACCGAGCACGGCCTGCCCTGGCCCGACACCGGGCTCTACACCCGCGTACGCGAGGGCGCGATCCCGGTCCAGGACGCGGGGCTGGTGGACGCGGTGCGGACGGGGCGGGTGGAGGTGGTCTCGGCGGTCGACTCCTTCGACCTGGACAAGGTGGTCCTGACCGACGGCTCGCGGATCTCCCCCGAGGCGGTGATCGCCGCGACCGGCTACCGGCGCGGCCTGGAGGAACTGGTCGGCCATCTGGGCGTGCTCGACGACCGCGGCCGCCCCCTCGCCCATGGCCGGCGCACCCTGGCGTCCGCGCCGGGGCTGCACTTCACGGGCTATACGAACCCGATCAGCGGCATGCTGCGCGAGCTGGCCATCGACGCCCGGAAGATCGCCAAGACGATCGCCCGCACCACGGTATGA
- a CDS encoding Zn-ribbon domain-containing OB-fold protein translates to MGAVPVSPTPPAGAPRFDLPEIDAFTRPYWDAAAEGRLLIRRCADCGRAHHYPREFCPYCWSEEVVWEEASGAATLYTWSVVHRNDLPPFGARVPYTAAVVDLAEGPRMMTELIEVPVGGPCVGMRLRVAFRAAEGEIPVVPVFRPLPA, encoded by the coding sequence ATGGGGGCTGTTCCGGTGAGCCCGACGCCCCCCGCGGGCGCCCCGCGGTTCGACCTGCCCGAGATCGACGCCTTCACCCGCCCCTACTGGGACGCCGCCGCCGAGGGCCGACTGCTGATCCGGCGCTGCGCCGACTGCGGCCGGGCCCACCACTACCCGCGCGAATTCTGCCCGTACTGCTGGAGCGAGGAGGTCGTCTGGGAGGAGGCGAGCGGCGCCGCGACGCTCTATACCTGGTCCGTGGTGCACCGTAACGATCTGCCGCCGTTCGGCGCCCGCGTCCCGTACACCGCCGCCGTCGTCGACCTCGCCGAGGGGCCGCGGATGATGACCGAGCTCATCGAGGTCCCGGTGGGCGGTCCATGCGTCGGGATGCGGCTCCGGGTCGCGTTCCGGGCCGCCGAGGGGGAGATCCCGGTCGTTCCCGTCTTCCGGCCGCTGCCCGCCTGA
- a CDS encoding pyridoxine/pyridoxamine 5'-phosphate oxidase — protein sequence MSDNEDEAFHALLRGLRVPHAGELPVFDPATAPDAPLPLFRRWLREAAETAEPGPHTMTLATVGADRRPSQRTVMLHDADERGWHFGTHRTSRKGRELAENPYASLAFHWMRAGRQVRVSGRAVEAGPEESAADLRGRSPAALAAALAGSGRQSEVLGSYDELLRAFDAAHERAERDPDATAPTWTLYVLEADEVEFYQEEARRRHVRLRYRRAPDERGGWRRELLWP from the coding sequence ATGAGCGACAACGAGGATGAGGCGTTCCACGCCCTGCTGCGCGGCCTGCGCGTACCCCATGCGGGCGAGCTGCCCGTCTTCGACCCGGCCACGGCCCCGGACGCACCGCTTCCGCTCTTCCGGCGGTGGCTGCGCGAGGCCGCCGAGACGGCGGAGCCCGGCCCGCACACCATGACCCTGGCCACCGTGGGCGCCGACCGCCGGCCGTCCCAGCGCACGGTGATGCTGCACGACGCCGATGAGCGCGGCTGGCACTTCGGAACCCACCGCACCAGCCGTAAGGGCCGCGAGCTGGCCGAGAACCCGTACGCCTCCCTCGCGTTCCACTGGATGCGGGCGGGCCGCCAGGTGCGCGTCAGCGGGCGGGCCGTCGAGGCCGGACCGGAGGAGAGCGCGGCCGATCTGCGCGGCCGGTCCCCCGCGGCGCTCGCGGCGGCGCTGGCCGGGAGCGGGCGGCAGAGCGAGGTGCTCGGCTCGTACGACGAGCTGCTACGGGCCTTCGACGCGGCGCACGAACGGGCGGAACGCGACCCGGACGCCACCGCCCCCACCTGGACCCTGTACGTCCTGGAGGCGGACGAGGTCGAGTTCTACCAGGAGGAGGCGCGGCGCCGGCACGTACGGCTCCGCTACCGCCGCGCCCCGGACGAGCGCGGCGGCTGGCGACGAGAGCTGCTGTGGCCGTAA
- a CDS encoding thiolase C-terminal domain-containing protein, producing the protein MSPAAHRARKVAVVGVSLSDCGRVDTATPYALHAQAARRALADSGLDRSVIDGFASAGLGTLAPVEVAEYLGLRPTWADSTAVGGSTWEVMAAHAADAIAAGHARAVLLVYGSTARADIRAGRRTANLSFGARGPLQFEVPYGHTLVAKYAMAARRHMHEYGTTLEQLADIAVQARTNAGHNPDAMFREPITVDDVLSGPMIADPFTKLHCCIRSDGGCAVLLAAEEYVPDTAKPPVWVLGSGTAVSHTTMSAWEDFTVSPAAVSGRTAFARAGVRPSEIDVAELYDAFTYMTLVTLEDLGFCAKGEGGTFAAKGRLTRDGELPTNTDGGGLSACHPGMRGLFLLVEAVRQLRGEAGERQVRKAGGRLPELAVASGTGGWFCSAGTVVLGRG; encoded by the coding sequence ATGTCGCCCGCAGCGCATCGCGCCCGTAAGGTCGCCGTCGTCGGCGTCTCCCTCTCCGACTGCGGCCGCGTCGACACGGCCACCCCCTACGCCCTCCACGCACAGGCCGCCCGCCGGGCCCTCGCCGACTCCGGGCTCGACCGCTCGGTCATCGACGGCTTCGCCTCGGCGGGGCTCGGCACCCTCGCACCGGTCGAGGTGGCCGAATATCTGGGGCTGCGGCCCACCTGGGCCGACTCGACGGCCGTCGGGGGCTCCACCTGGGAGGTCATGGCGGCGCACGCGGCGGACGCGATCGCCGCGGGGCACGCCCGCGCCGTACTGCTCGTCTACGGCTCCACCGCCCGCGCCGACATCCGCGCGGGCCGCCGCACCGCGAACCTCTCGTTCGGCGCGCGCGGACCGCTCCAGTTCGAGGTCCCGTACGGCCATACGCTGGTGGCCAAGTACGCGATGGCCGCGCGCCGCCATATGCATGAGTACGGCACCACGCTCGAACAGCTGGCGGACATCGCCGTTCAGGCGCGCACCAACGCCGGGCACAATCCGGACGCGATGTTTCGCGAACCGATCACGGTCGATGATGTCCTGAGCGGCCCGATGATCGCCGACCCCTTCACCAAGCTGCACTGCTGCATCCGCTCGGACGGCGGCTGCGCGGTGCTGCTCGCGGCCGAGGAGTACGTACCGGACACCGCGAAACCCCCGGTGTGGGTGCTGGGTTCGGGCACGGCCGTCTCGCACACCACCATGTCCGCATGGGAGGACTTCACGGTCTCCCCGGCGGCCGTCTCGGGGCGGACCGCCTTCGCGCGGGCGGGGGTGCGGCCGTCGGAGATCGATGTGGCCGAGCTCTATGACGCCTTCACCTATATGACCCTGGTAACCCTCGAGGACCTCGGTTTCTGCGCCAAGGGCGAGGGCGGGACGTTCGCGGCGAAGGGGCGGCTGACACGGGACGGCGAGCTGCCGACCAACACCGACGGCGGCGGTCTCTCCGCCTGCCACCCGGGGATGCGCGGCCTGTTCCTGCTGGTCGAGGCGGTACGGCAGCTGCGCGGCGAGGCCGGGGAGCGGCAGGTGCGCAAGGCGGGCGGACGGCTGCCGGAGCTGGCGGTGGCGTCGGGGACGGGTGGCTGGTTCTGCTCGGCGGGCACGGTCGTCCTGGGCCGCGGCTGA
- a CDS encoding acyl-CoA dehydrogenase family protein: MDAAFTEEQDEIRRTLRELLRERCGPEEVKAAVHTAPGYDEALWRRLARTLGLPGLALPTAYGGVGCGVTELALACEETGRVLLPSPFLATAVFAAPLIAALGTEAQRAELLPRIAEGTLTAALAVPGRALPEALGLTGARDGAWAGGGRAGGVQARPDTGGGAGWRLYGQVEQVLGGHSAELLLVAARAGGYTRGRTLLFRVPAGADGLVRTRLTALDATRPQARIQLRDVPAELLGVDDGGSGDEVAEALSEVGTAAAAVLAAEAVGAADAVLARTVGYVRTREQFGRPIGSFQAVKHRLADVYVAVQAARSAAYYAAWAAAQSGVDATDATAAAAAVEAGVAGGLALAQALDAQRRAAADAVQLHGGIGFTWEHEAHLYVKRAASDELLFGPVHRLRARAAERDGLFAGPDRVPYGGHGGHGGHDECDGIGGRGKDGKNGGYSGNDDRDGRDGLRKAVTV; this comes from the coding sequence ATGGACGCCGCGTTCACCGAGGAACAGGACGAGATCCGCCGTACGCTGCGCGAACTGCTGCGGGAGCGGTGCGGGCCGGAGGAGGTCAAGGCGGCGGTCCATACCGCCCCCGGCTACGACGAGGCCCTGTGGCGGCGGCTGGCCCGGACGCTCGGGCTGCCCGGCCTGGCCCTTCCGACGGCGTACGGGGGCGTCGGCTGCGGGGTCACCGAGCTGGCGCTGGCCTGTGAGGAGACGGGGCGGGTGCTGCTCCCTTCGCCGTTCCTGGCCACCGCCGTGTTCGCCGCACCCCTGATCGCCGCGCTCGGGACGGAGGCGCAGCGCGCCGAGCTGCTGCCGCGGATCGCGGAGGGCACCCTTACGGCGGCGCTCGCGGTGCCGGGGCGCGCACTGCCCGAAGCGCTCGGGCTCACCGGAGCGCGGGACGGCGCATGGGCCGGTGGAGGGCGCGCGGGGGGCGTCCAGGCGCGCCCGGACACCGGCGGCGGCGCGGGGTGGCGGCTGTACGGACAGGTGGAGCAGGTACTGGGTGGCCACAGCGCCGAACTGCTGCTGGTCGCCGCCCGTGCCGGGGGCTATACGCGCGGGCGGACGCTGTTGTTCCGCGTCCCGGCGGGGGCGGACGGGCTGGTCCGCACCCGGCTGACCGCGCTCGACGCGACGCGGCCGCAGGCCCGTATCCAGCTGCGTGACGTACCGGCCGAACTGCTGGGGGTGGACGACGGCGGGAGCGGGGACGAGGTGGCGGAAGCGCTGTCGGAGGTGGGTACGGCGGCCGCGGCCGTGCTCGCCGCCGAGGCCGTGGGGGCGGCGGACGCGGTCCTGGCGCGGACGGTCGGGTATGTGCGGACGCGTGAGCAGTTCGGCCGTCCGATCGGCTCCTTCCAGGCGGTCAAGCACCGGCTGGCGGATGTGTACGTCGCCGTCCAGGCGGCCCGTTCGGCGGCGTACTACGCGGCCTGGGCCGCGGCCCAGAGCGGTGTGGACGCCACGGACGCCACGGCCGCCGCGGCCGCCGTGGAAGCCGGGGTCGCGGGTGGGCTCGCGCTCGCCCAGGCGCTGGATGCGCAGCGTAGGGCGGCGGCCGATGCGGTGCAGTTGCACGGCGGTATCGGCTTCACCTGGGAGCACGAGGCGCATCTCTACGTCAAGCGGGCCGCCTCCGACGAGCTGCTCTTCGGGCCCGTCCACCGGCTGCGGGCGCGGGCGGCGGAGCGGGACGGGCTCTTCGCCGGGCCCGATCGCGTCCCTTACGGCGGCCATGGCGGCCATGGCGGCCACGACGAGTGCGACGGTATCGGTGGGCGCGGTAAGGACGGCAAGAACGGCGGGTACAGCGGGAACGATGACCGCGACGGGCGCGACGGGCTGCGGAAGGCGGTGACGGTCTGA
- a CDS encoding nitroreductase family deazaflavin-dependent oxidoreductase: protein MAGYGVKLVRKVSSTRAFAKVAPHVIPAFDRAVHRLTRGRVLPSARMLPGVILTVRGARSGLPRRTPLACMPEDGDTWVLVGSNWGRPGHPAWTANLLKHPEAEISWRGRDIAVRARLLEGSEREAAWRAVLAFWPPYASYQSRVEREIRLFRLHRLPEA from the coding sequence ATGGCCGGTTATGGCGTGAAGCTGGTCCGGAAGGTGTCCTCGACCCGTGCGTTCGCCAAGGTCGCGCCCCACGTCATCCCCGCCTTCGACCGCGCCGTCCACCGGCTGACCCGAGGCAGGGTGCTGCCGAGCGCGCGGATGCTGCCGGGCGTGATCCTTACGGTGCGTGGTGCGCGGTCGGGGCTCCCCCGCCGTACGCCGCTGGCCTGTATGCCGGAGGACGGCGACACCTGGGTCCTGGTCGGCAGCAACTGGGGCCGCCCCGGCCACCCTGCCTGGACCGCGAATCTGCTGAAGCACCCGGAAGCGGAGATCAGCTGGCGGGGCCGGGACATCGCCGTCCGAGCGCGACTGCTGGAGGGCTCCGAGCGGGAGGCGGCCTGGAGGGCGGTCCTCGCCTTCTGGCCGCCGTACGCGAGCTACCAGTCGCGGGTGGAGCGCGAAATCCGCCTCTTCCGCCTCCACCGCCTTCCGGAAGCCTGA
- a CDS encoding TetR family transcriptional regulator — MTGQVRTVDGRVAGRRGQATRQKLLDCLGEMLSTSPYRDVKVIDVARKAGTSPATFYQYFPDVEGAVLELAEEMAKDGASLTDLVAGRSWAGKSGGAAAEDLVEGFLSFWRKHDAILRVVDLGAAEGDKRFYKIRMKILNSVTNSLTDAVKEQQAKGRIDEDLNPAAIAGSLVAMLASVSAHQKGFQSWGVKQADLRPSLTWLLHLGITGRKPPK, encoded by the coding sequence ATGACAGGACAAGTACGCACAGTCGACGGGCGGGTGGCCGGTCGTCGCGGGCAGGCGACGCGGCAGAAGCTGCTCGACTGCCTCGGCGAGATGCTCAGCACATCCCCGTACCGAGACGTCAAGGTCATCGATGTCGCCCGTAAGGCCGGGACCTCGCCGGCGACGTTCTACCAGTACTTCCCCGACGTGGAGGGCGCCGTCCTCGAGCTCGCCGAGGAGATGGCCAAGGACGGCGCGAGCCTGACCGATCTGGTCGCCGGACGCTCATGGGCGGGCAAGTCCGGCGGCGCGGCGGCGGAGGACCTGGTGGAGGGGTTCCTCTCCTTCTGGCGCAAACATGACGCCATCCTGCGAGTGGTCGATCTGGGCGCCGCCGAGGGTGACAAGCGGTTCTACAAGATCCGCATGAAGATCCTCAATTCCGTCACCAACTCCCTGACCGACGCCGTCAAGGAGCAGCAGGCCAAGGGCCGGATCGACGAGGACCTCAACCCGGCTGCCATCGCGGGCTCACTGGTCGCGATGCTGGCCTCGGTCTCGGCGCACCAGAAGGGTTTCCAGAGCTGGGGCGTCAAGCAGGCCGACCTCAGGCCGAGCCTGACCTGGCTCCTCCACCTCGGCATCACCGGGCGCAAACCGCCGAAGTAA
- a CDS encoding VOC family protein — MAAFAEGVPCWADVLLSDLAAGRRFYGELFGWTFQEIVTDYGSFTRALLDGKDVAGLVPKPDGRMPTVWNLYFAAEDAAATAVRIREAGGRVITPPVWIDGFCVMATAADPGGAVFGIWQAGSHTGFGRRGAPGTYGWAEVHTRQPRAVDAFYRAVFGYETVPAGEGTPTDVVLWTPRGEAPDPRHAIGGRVVIGEQYPVELPAHFLTYFVVTDCDRVLRTVHGLGGRVLKTPEDTPYGRFAVVVDNQGASFAVIDLSAAG; from the coding sequence ATGGCGGCATTCGCGGAAGGCGTGCCCTGCTGGGCGGATGTGCTGCTGTCCGACCTCGCCGCGGGCCGGCGCTTCTACGGCGAGCTGTTCGGCTGGACCTTTCAGGAGATCGTCACCGACTACGGCTCGTTCACCCGGGCCCTCCTCGACGGTAAGGACGTCGCGGGGCTGGTCCCCAAGCCGGACGGCCGGATGCCCACCGTCTGGAACCTCTACTTCGCGGCCGAGGACGCCGCCGCGACCGCCGTCCGGATCCGCGAGGCCGGCGGCCGGGTGATCACCCCGCCGGTCTGGATCGACGGGTTCTGCGTCATGGCGACGGCCGCCGATCCGGGCGGTGCCGTCTTCGGAATCTGGCAGGCGGGCAGCCACACCGGCTTCGGGCGGCGCGGCGCGCCCGGCACGTACGGCTGGGCCGAGGTCCACACCCGTCAGCCGCGCGCCGTGGATGCCTTCTACCGGGCGGTCTTCGGGTACGAGACGGTGCCCGCCGGCGAGGGCACCCCGACCGACGTGGTGCTGTGGACACCGCGCGGCGAGGCCCCGGACCCCCGTCACGCGATCGGTGGACGGGTCGTGATCGGTGAGCAGTACCCGGTCGAGCTGCCCGCCCACTTCCTGACGTACTTTGTGGTGACGGATTGCGATCGGGTGCTGCGCACGGTCCACGGGCTGGGTGGGCGGGTCCTCAAGACGCCCGAAGATACGCCGTACGGGCGTTTCGCGGTCGTTGTGGACAATCAGGGCGCGTCCTTCGCCGTCATCGACCTCTCGGCGGCGGGCTGA